A single genomic interval of Hoplias malabaricus isolate fHopMal1 chromosome 7, fHopMal1.hap1, whole genome shotgun sequence harbors:
- the LOC136702469 gene encoding verrucotoxin subunit beta-like, with the protein MAQISGLKNLVNRKTFSKRGEMKKDKTITVASVGRHLHLGMLYDCRNESYVPGVYLWDMENIEKNKVVSERPQTFVNISLSDSLEEKTKLLKLSSSLSMSVYAGLVKVEGSSSYMNDTSTSVRECRATIQYHVMTRTEHLNLSQMGKKKNIHKLSATHVITGVEYGAEALMVFSEKATTETEKKSISANLKTMLNKMNVIPVTAEGKVEMSEEEKKKVQNFACTFYGDFDLEENPANFEQAVKVYRELPKLLGSNREKAVPKKFWLVPLKEVMSSAPKLKHEISEINCNKLQSIMELVNKAQMRANDLIRESDLIKASDTAQKMKTFEAKIQKYVLVLKENLMKLLPEIRKGEEKEEKLEKLFKLLAESPFSYTNMDEWLKEKETEVSIVKSYIDDIHVPEAQVIAPEDIDKMLFDPSNKSVWAFVFTSLGEDDLYLKDLEIFLRSEKFNRMEGLPDEPLSNQKKTPWYKSAEVSKSMRESLKAFNKGAADRNLSIISYINYPFTAGAAVRLYTNCHLDYVNYQNKYEPEIINVDTGSITMKSSTKSSNLPFSYNKVSGNDKGQEQKMTWPTGQELLVITDLIPDSTYEFHFGKHNAKLLINTKPIPSLEGKKSTGENGSK; encoded by the exons ATGGCACAGATCTCAGGGCTCAAG AATCTGGTTAATAgaaaaacattctccaaacgTGGAGAAATGAAGAAAGACAAGACAATCACCGTCGCTTCAGTCGGGAGACATCTTCATCTGGGAATGCTGTACGACTGCCGCAATGAGTCCTATGTTCCAG GAGTTTACCTGTGGGACATGGAGAACATTGAGAAGAACAAGGTTGTGAGCGAGAGGCCGCAGACGTTTGTCAACATATCTTTGTCCGATTCACTTGAAGAGAAAACGAAGTTGTTAAAATTAAGTTCTTCTCTCAGCATGAGTGTGTACGCAGGCTTGGTGAAGGTCGAAGGTTCGTCCAGCTACATGAATGACACATCGACATCTGTCCGAGAGTGCCGAGCAACCATCCAGTATCATGTCATGACCAGGACAGAGCATCTGAACTTAAGCCAAATgggaaagaagaaaaatattcaTAAACTAAGTGCCACCCACGTTATTACCGGAGTGGAGTACGGAGCggaagcactgatggtgtttaGTGAAAAAGCGACCACTGAGACTGAGAAGAAATCCATCTCTGCGAACCTCAAAACCATGCTAAATAAGATGAACGTAATTCCAGTCACAGCTGAGGGGAAGGTGGAGATGTCtgaggaagagaagaagaaagtgCAGAACTTTGCTTGCACCTTCTACGGTGACTTTGATCTGGAAGAAAACCCTGCCAACTTCGAGCAGGCCGTGAAAGTTTACAGGGAGCTTCCCAAACTGCTGGGGTCCAACAGGGAGAAAGCCGTGCCCAAGAAATTCTGGCTGGTGCCGCTCAAGGAAGTCATGTCTTCGGCTCCGAAGCTCAAGCATGAAATCAGCGAGATCAACTGCAATAAGTTGCAGAGCATCATGGAGCTGGTGAACAAGGCACAGATGAGAGCAAACGACCTGATCCGAGAGAGTGACCTCATCAAGGCCTCGGACACCGCTCAGAAGATGAAGACCTTTGAGGCCAAGATTCAGAAGTATGTGCTGGTGTTGAAGGAGAACCTCATGAAACTCCTGCCTGAGATCAGGAAgggagaggagaaggaggaaaaGCTGGAAAAGCTCTTCAAGCTTCTCGCAGAATCTCCCTTTTCATACACCAACATGGACGAGTGGCtgaaggagaaagagacagaggtcAGCATTGTCAAATCGTACATTGATGACATTCACGTGCCAGAAGCCCAAGTCATAGCTCCAGAAGACATTGACAAAATGCTTTTCGATCCCAGTAACAAAAGCGTTTGGGCATTCGTGTTCACCTCCCTCGGGGAAGACGACTTGTACCTGAAGGACCTTGAGATCTTTCTGCGTTCTGAGAAGTTTAACAGAATGGAAGGTTTACCCGATGAGCCACTGAGCAACCAGAAGAAAACGCCCTGGTACAAGTCTGCAGAAGTCTCAAAGAGCATGAGGGAGTCTCTCAAAGCCTTTAACAAAGGGGCAGCTGATCGGAACTTGTCCATCATCAGCTATATCAACTATCCCTTCACTGCCGGAGCCGCCGTCCGACTCTACACCAACTGTCACTTGGACTACGTCAACTACCAGAACAAGTACGAGCCCGAGATCATAAATGTAGACACTGGCAGCATCACCATGAAAAGCTCAACAAAGTCCAGCAATCTCCCTTTCAGCTACAATAAAGTGTCCGGCAACGACAAGGGCCAGGAGCAGAAGATGACCTGGCCAACAGGGCAAGAGCTCCTAGTCATTACAGACCTGATCCCTGACAGCACCTACGAGTTCCATTTCGGAAAACATAACGCCAAG